A stretch of the Capsicum annuum cultivar UCD-10X-F1 chromosome 8, UCD10Xv1.1, whole genome shotgun sequence genome encodes the following:
- the LOC107839138 gene encoding probable plastid-lipid-associated protein 10, chloroplastic isoform X2 has protein sequence MISAFSSAQCVRPIVSFSNTIRGVHNHGRVACLATSMSSTSMTMARDTENELESRKYELLNIVQDTQRGLVTTADQRSAIEEAMVVVEGFDAGKEIDLSKLDGTWRLQYTSAPDVVVLFESAARLPFFQVGQIFQKFECQNESRGGLVRNVIKWSVPRLLEENEGATLIVSARFSCISARNIYLKFEEISLQNINISDELQTVIAPAVLPRSFLSLQILQFIRTLKAQVPVTSPERRSVGGLYYLSYLDKNMLLGRAVGGGGVFVFTRAQALIF, from the exons ATGATTTCAG CTTTCAGCTCTGCCCAATGTGTGAGACCTATTGTCTCCTTTTCAAACACCATAAGAGGAGTACACAACCATGGAAGAGTTGCATGTTTGGCTACATCCATGTCATCTACCTCCATGACCATGGCAAGA GATACTGAAAATGAACTGGAAAGCCGAAAATATGAACTGCTTAATATCGTCCAAGATACTCAACGAGGCCTAGTGACAACTGCTGATCAACGATCCGCCATTGAGGAGGCTATG GTAGTCGTTGAAGGTTTTGATGCTGGCAAGGAAATTGACTTGAGTAAGTTGGATGGAACATGGCGGTTGCAATATACATCTGCACCAGATGTGGTCGTTCTTTTTGAATCTGCTGCTAGGCTTCCATTCTTTCAG GTGGGTCAAATTTTCCAGAAATTTGAGTGCCAGAACGAATCCCGCGGAGGATTGGTACGCAATGTCATCAAATGGAGTGTTCCACGGTTATTAGAG GAGAATGAAGGTGCTACTCTGATAGTTTCTGCCAGATTCTCATGCATTTCTGCTCGTAACATCTACCTCAAGTTTGAGGAG ATAAGTCTTCAAAATATTAACATCAGTGACGAGCTGCAAACTGTTATAGCTCCAGCAGTTCTGCCAAGGTCATTTTTGAGTTTACAG ATACTGCAGTTTATTCGGACTCTCAAAGCTCAAGTTCCAGTGACCAGTCCAGAGAG GCGATCTGTGGGGGGCCTCTATTACCTTTCCTATCTGGATAAGAATATGCTTTTAGGCCGTGCTGTTGGAGGTGGTGGAGTATTTGTATTCACCAGGGCTCAAGCTCTTATTTTCTAA
- the LOC107839138 gene encoding probable plastid-lipid-associated protein 10, chloroplastic isoform X1, translating into MISAAFSSAQCVRPIVSFSNTIRGVHNHGRVACLATSMSSTSMTMARDTENELESRKYELLNIVQDTQRGLVTTADQRSAIEEAMVVVEGFDAGKEIDLSKLDGTWRLQYTSAPDVVVLFESAARLPFFQVGQIFQKFECQNESRGGLVRNVIKWSVPRLLEENEGATLIVSARFSCISARNIYLKFEEISLQNINISDELQTVIAPAVLPRSFLSLQILQFIRTLKAQVPVTSPERRSVGGLYYLSYLDKNMLLGRAVGGGGVFVFTRAQALIF; encoded by the exons ATGATTTCAG CAGCTTTCAGCTCTGCCCAATGTGTGAGACCTATTGTCTCCTTTTCAAACACCATAAGAGGAGTACACAACCATGGAAGAGTTGCATGTTTGGCTACATCCATGTCATCTACCTCCATGACCATGGCAAGA GATACTGAAAATGAACTGGAAAGCCGAAAATATGAACTGCTTAATATCGTCCAAGATACTCAACGAGGCCTAGTGACAACTGCTGATCAACGATCCGCCATTGAGGAGGCTATG GTAGTCGTTGAAGGTTTTGATGCTGGCAAGGAAATTGACTTGAGTAAGTTGGATGGAACATGGCGGTTGCAATATACATCTGCACCAGATGTGGTCGTTCTTTTTGAATCTGCTGCTAGGCTTCCATTCTTTCAG GTGGGTCAAATTTTCCAGAAATTTGAGTGCCAGAACGAATCCCGCGGAGGATTGGTACGCAATGTCATCAAATGGAGTGTTCCACGGTTATTAGAG GAGAATGAAGGTGCTACTCTGATAGTTTCTGCCAGATTCTCATGCATTTCTGCTCGTAACATCTACCTCAAGTTTGAGGAG ATAAGTCTTCAAAATATTAACATCAGTGACGAGCTGCAAACTGTTATAGCTCCAGCAGTTCTGCCAAGGTCATTTTTGAGTTTACAG ATACTGCAGTTTATTCGGACTCTCAAAGCTCAAGTTCCAGTGACCAGTCCAGAGAG GCGATCTGTGGGGGGCCTCTATTACCTTTCCTATCTGGATAAGAATATGCTTTTAGGCCGTGCTGTTGGAGGTGGTGGAGTATTTGTATTCACCAGGGCTCAAGCTCTTATTTTCTAA